From a region of the Desulfomonilaceae bacterium genome:
- a CDS encoding transposase, which produces MKLRKRISWLMGTLQRSLFPKLQESWSDPLTEKEKQLVSILELIQVETFVPKSSFTQSFGRKLRYRESIARSFVAKSVYGYPFTRSLIEALKTTPSLRKICGFDKASDITSESTFSRAFAEFADSGLGDKVHEALVERSLKTELIGHISRDYTAIEGREKPVKKTPKEKPSPKKRGRRTKREHSEPKEVKRLERQIHQSAEQALKELPVACDVGTKKNSKGYKVSWIGYKFHADVNDYGLPVSVAMTSASLHDSQVAIPLMKTSSSRVTYLYDVMDSAYDAGLIYELSRSLGHVPIIDKNSRGKDIHGSS; this is translated from the coding sequence GTGAAGCTTAGGAAGAGAATATCATGGTTGATGGGGACACTGCAACGCAGTCTGTTTCCGAAATTGCAGGAGTCATGGAGCGATCCTCTAACCGAAAAAGAGAAGCAACTTGTGTCGATCTTGGAGTTGATCCAAGTTGAGACTTTTGTTCCAAAAAGCTCTTTTACTCAGTCGTTCGGAAGAAAACTTCGCTATCGTGAATCGATAGCACGGTCCTTTGTCGCTAAGTCTGTTTATGGATATCCTTTCACAAGGTCGTTGATTGAGGCGCTTAAGACTACGCCGAGTCTGCGTAAGATCTGTGGTTTTGACAAGGCTTCAGACATTACCTCGGAGTCCACTTTCTCCCGGGCTTTTGCCGAGTTTGCTGATAGTGGTCTTGGTGATAAGGTCCATGAGGCTTTGGTTGAACGATCTTTGAAAACGGAACTGATAGGGCATATATCCAGAGACTATACGGCCATAGAAGGCCGTGAGAAACCAGTAAAGAAAACACCGAAGGAAAAACCTTCTCCGAAAAAAAGAGGTCGTAGAACCAAAAGGGAACACTCAGAACCCAAGGAAGTAAAACGATTGGAGCGTCAGATTCATCAATCAGCGGAACAGGCGTTAAAGGAATTGCCGGTTGCCTGCGATGTCGGAACCAAGAAGAACTCCAAGGGATACAAAGTAAGTTGGATTGGCTATAAGTTTCATGCGGATGTCAATGACTACGGTCTGCCAGTGAGTGTCGCTATGACCTCCGCATCATTACACGACAGTCAGGTAGCCATACCGCTCATGAAGACGAGCAGTTCCAGGGTAACATATCTCTATGATGTCATGGATTCGGCCTATGACGCTGGGCTCATTTATGAACTTAGCAGGAGTCTCGGCCATGTGCCCATAATAGACAAGAACTCTCGTGGCAAGGATATTCATGGCTCCTCATGA